A stretch of the Mycobacteroides immunogenum genome encodes the following:
- the hemE gene encoding uroporphyrinogen decarboxylase, whose product MTGLNEDSATAAQTPSKTRRDLPLSPYLTAAAGGTPSHPPVWFMRQAGRSLPEYRAVRADHAMLDACFNPELVCEITLQPVRRHRVDAAILFSDIVVPLKAAGIDLDIVPDVGPVIANPVRTTADVAALPRLEPGQVEAVSAAVRLLVAELGQTPLIGFAGAPFTLASYLVEGGPSRHHQRTKALLLGDPQTWHALMTALTDITIAFLRAQLDAGVDALQLFDSWAGALSLADYRSAVLPHSTRIFEEFAGAGVPMTHFGVGTAELLGAMGEAGATVVGVDWRTPLHVAAARVDSGKALQGNLDPAVLLAGWPVVESEVRRIVAEGRRAVADGAAGHIFNLGHGVLPDTDPAVLTDAVALVHSL is encoded by the coding sequence ATGACCGGATTGAACGAAGATAGCGCCACGGCGGCGCAAACCCCTTCGAAAACGCGGCGTGACCTGCCACTTTCCCCATATTTGACGGCTGCTGCGGGGGGGACCCCCAGCCATCCGCCGGTGTGGTTCATGCGACAGGCCGGACGTTCGCTGCCCGAGTACCGGGCGGTGCGTGCCGATCACGCGATGCTGGACGCTTGTTTCAATCCCGAGCTGGTTTGCGAGATCACGCTCCAGCCCGTCCGCCGGCACCGCGTCGACGCCGCCATCCTCTTCTCGGACATCGTGGTGCCACTCAAGGCCGCCGGAATTGATCTGGACATCGTTCCCGATGTCGGGCCGGTGATCGCCAACCCGGTGCGCACCACCGCAGACGTGGCGGCGCTGCCGCGCTTGGAGCCCGGTCAGGTTGAGGCGGTCAGTGCTGCGGTGCGGCTGCTGGTCGCCGAGCTCGGCCAGACTCCGCTGATCGGCTTCGCCGGCGCCCCCTTCACGTTGGCGTCCTATCTCGTAGAGGGCGGACCGAGCCGGCACCATCAGCGCACCAAGGCGCTGCTGCTGGGCGATCCACAGACCTGGCACGCGTTGATGACCGCGCTGACCGATATCACCATCGCGTTCCTGCGTGCGCAGCTCGACGCCGGTGTGGACGCGCTGCAGTTGTTCGACTCGTGGGCGGGCGCGCTATCGCTGGCTGACTACCGTTCTGCGGTATTGCCGCACAGCACAAGGATTTTCGAGGAGTTCGCGGGCGCTGGCGTGCCGATGACGCACTTCGGGGTGGGTACCGCCGAGCTGCTGGGAGCGATGGGGGAGGCCGGCGCCACCGTGGTCGGGGTGGATTGGCGCACCCCATTGCACGTCGCGGCTGCACGGGTTGACTCCGGAAAAGCCTTGCAGGGCAACCTCGATCCCGCTGTGTTGTTGGCCGGTTGGCCGGTGGTGGAGAGCGAAGTGCGCCGTATCGTCGCCGAGGGGCGCCGGGCGGTGGCGGACGGAGCTGCCGGACATATCTTCAATCTGGGTCACGGAGTGCTGCCGGATACCGATCCCGCGGTGCTCACCGACGCGGTGGCGCTGGTGCATTCGTTGTGA
- a CDS encoding DUF3000 domain-containing protein: MNSVTARPEIELGTIRPPQRLAPFSYALGAEIKHRDTDNVPEQSEGDAFGRLILLHDPDGDEAWNGTMRLVAYIQADLDASEAVDPLLPEVAWSWLVDAINSRTADVTALGGTVTATTSVRYGDIAGPGRAHQLELRASWTATGTDIGTHVEAFCEVLEHAAGLPPVGVTDLGSRHRA, translated from the coding sequence ATGAACTCCGTGACCGCGCGTCCGGAAATCGAGCTGGGCACTATTCGTCCCCCGCAACGGCTGGCCCCGTTCAGCTACGCACTCGGCGCCGAGATCAAGCATCGCGATACCGATAACGTGCCCGAACAATCCGAGGGCGACGCGTTCGGCAGGCTAATTCTGCTGCACGATCCCGACGGTGACGAGGCGTGGAACGGCACCATGAGGCTGGTCGCCTATATCCAGGCCGACCTGGACGCCTCCGAGGCCGTTGACCCGTTGCTGCCGGAGGTGGCGTGGAGCTGGCTGGTGGACGCGATCAATTCGCGGACGGCGGATGTGACCGCGCTGGGTGGAACCGTGACCGCGACAACATCGGTCCGCTACGGAGATATCGCCGGGCCGGGCCGTGCCCACCAGTTGGAGCTGCGGGCGTCCTGGACCGCGACCGGGACCGATATCGGTACTCATGTCGAGGCGTTCTGCGAAGTGTTGGAGCATGCGGCAGGCCTGCCGCCGGTGGGTGTGACGGATCTGGGTTCGCGCCACCGCGCCTAG
- a CDS encoding HRDC domain-containing protein yields the protein MDADSELPEPTPLLRPAEGVPPITASTDEIRAAAQRLAAGTGAFAVDAERASGFRYSNRAYLVQIRRSGAGTVLLDPTNMPDALGPIVETLGADEWILHAADQDLPCLAELDMKPPSLYDTELAGRLAGFDKVNLASMVHRLLGLGLAKGHGAADWSKRPLPDDWLNYAALDVEVLVELREKVAEVLAEQGKTEWARQEFEHLAYTPVPATRRDNWRRTSGIHKVRKPGQLSAVRELWLSRDELARARDVAPGRTLPDSAIVEAALADPKTRAELIALPVFGGPRQKQQADRWLTALAKARSATTPPPVNEPTTGPPPVSRWARRKPEAYARLEAARTALAALSEQISVPVENIVTPEIVRRICWDWEGHGDVEEQLAGHGARQWQRELTAPILTEVLAQ from the coding sequence ATGGATGCCGATTCCGAGCTTCCCGAGCCAACGCCGCTGCTGCGCCCCGCCGAAGGGGTGCCGCCGATCACCGCATCCACTGACGAGATCCGGGCAGCCGCGCAACGTCTGGCCGCAGGGACCGGGGCGTTCGCCGTCGACGCCGAACGGGCCTCGGGATTTCGCTACTCCAACCGTGCCTACCTCGTCCAGATCCGTCGCAGCGGTGCGGGCACCGTGCTGCTAGATCCCACGAACATGCCGGACGCGCTCGGTCCGATCGTGGAAACGCTCGGCGCCGATGAATGGATTTTGCATGCCGCCGACCAGGACCTGCCGTGCCTGGCCGAGCTAGACATGAAGCCGCCGTCGCTCTACGACACCGAATTGGCCGGCCGCCTGGCTGGATTCGACAAGGTGAACCTGGCCTCGATGGTGCACCGGCTGTTGGGCTTGGGGCTGGCCAAGGGACATGGCGCCGCCGACTGGTCCAAGCGCCCGCTGCCCGACGACTGGCTCAACTACGCGGCACTCGATGTCGAGGTGCTTGTCGAGCTGCGCGAGAAGGTTGCCGAAGTGCTTGCCGAACAGGGCAAGACAGAATGGGCACGACAAGAGTTCGAGCATCTCGCCTATACCCCGGTGCCCGCAACGCGCCGGGACAACTGGCGGCGCACCTCCGGCATTCACAAGGTACGCAAGCCCGGACAATTGTCTGCTGTGCGCGAATTATGGCTCAGCCGTGATGAATTGGCCCGTGCGCGAGATGTGGCCCCTGGCCGCACGCTCCCCGATTCGGCGATCGTCGAGGCGGCACTGGCCGATCCCAAGACACGTGCCGAACTGATCGCGCTCCCCGTCTTCGGCGGCCCCCGGCAGAAGCAGCAGGCCGACCGCTGGCTCACGGCGCTGGCGAAGGCGCGCAGCGCCACCACCCCACCGCCGGTCAACGAACCCACCACGGGACCCCCGCCGGTATCGCGATGGGCTCGGCGCAAACCCGAGGCATACGCCCGCCTGGAAGCCGCGCGAACGGCGCTGGCCGCGCTGTCCGAACAAATATCGGTACCCGTGGAGAACATTGTCACCCCGGAGATCGTGCGGCGAATCTGCTGGGACTGGGAAGGACACGGCGACGTCGAGGAGCAGCTGGCCGGGCACGGTGCGCGGCAATGGCAGCGGGAACTGACCGCGCCCATCCTCACCGAGGTGCTGGCGCAGTAG
- a CDS encoding CatA-like O-acetyltransferase codes for MAILEPLDLQQWPRRDWFEHYLDRCPTYYSMTVDVDVTDLREAVRAAGRKTYPTQIWALATVVNRHPEFRMALDDQGNPGIWDVVDPAFTVFNPESETFAGIRARYLPDFDAFHAEATELLREYRTASTLFPQGTSHPRNVFDISSIPWTRFTGFTLTIAPGWEHLAPIFTIGKFFEHDGRTMMPLALHIHHAAADGYHSARLVEELREIIANPDWVRG; via the coding sequence ATGGCGATCCTCGAACCCCTCGACCTGCAGCAGTGGCCGCGACGAGATTGGTTCGAGCACTATCTGGACCGCTGCCCCACCTACTACTCGATGACGGTGGATGTGGACGTCACCGATCTGCGCGAAGCGGTTCGCGCGGCCGGCCGCAAGACATATCCCACGCAGATCTGGGCATTGGCGACAGTGGTGAACCGCCATCCGGAATTCCGCATGGCACTGGATGATCAGGGAAACCCCGGCATCTGGGACGTCGTAGACCCAGCATTCACGGTCTTCAATCCCGAGAGTGAGACCTTCGCGGGTATCCGCGCGCGTTACCTGCCTGACTTCGACGCGTTTCATGCCGAGGCCACCGAACTTCTGCGCGAATACCGTACCGCCTCAACACTTTTCCCACAAGGAACATCACATCCACGCAACGTGTTCGATATCTCGAGCATCCCCTGGACACGTTTCACCGGCTTCACACTCACCATCGCCCCCGGGTGGGAGCATCTGGCGCCCATCTTCACCATCGGCAAGTTCTTCGAGCACGACGGACGAACCATGATGCCGCTGGCCCTACATATTCATCACGCCGCCGCCGACGGTTACCACAGCGCGCGTCTCGTCGAGGAACTACGCGAAATCATCGCCAATCCGGACTGGGTCCGCGGCTAG
- the dxs gene encoding 1-deoxy-D-xylulose-5-phosphate synthase, protein MLDDIRGPGDLQGLSKRELDLLADEIREFLIHKVAATGGHLGPNLGVVELTLALHRVFESPYDPIIFDTGHQAYVHKILTGRTGDFDTLRQKDGLSGYPSRAESEHDWVESSHASTALSYADGLAKAFELTGQRRRHVVAVVGDGALTGGMCWEALNNIAAAAHRRIIIVVNDNGRSYAPTIGGLASHLAGLRLTPSYEKVLDESKRLLRGMPVVGPLAYALMHSLKVGVKDAVSPQVMFTDLGLKYVGPVDGHDEHAVEDALRRARGYGGPVIVHVITRKGMGYAPAEDDEAEQMHSTGVIDPKTGRAIKASAPGWTSVFSDALIDVASEHRNIVAITAAMPGPTGLSKFGERFPERLFDVGIAEQHAVTSAAGLAMGGMRPVVAIYSTFLNRAFDQVMMDVALHRLPVTFVLDRAGITGSDGASHNGMWDLSILNVVPGMRVAAPRDASRLREELTEALAVDDGPTALRFPKGEVGEDIPALERRDGIDILARPASGLHADVLLVAVGPFASTALAAAERLGKQGIGVTVVDPRWVLPVPQHVVELAGQHRLVVTLEDSGVHGGAGSAVTAAMQDADVDIPSRDIGVPQQFLDHASRGQILEELGLTDQHIARKITGWVAAMSREIGDSTVNPAAQQVD, encoded by the coding sequence ATGCTTGACGACATCAGGGGGCCGGGTGACCTGCAGGGTCTCTCGAAGCGAGAACTGGACTTACTCGCCGACGAGATCCGCGAGTTCCTGATCCATAAGGTTGCCGCGACCGGCGGTCACCTCGGACCCAACCTGGGCGTCGTCGAACTGACCCTGGCGCTGCATCGCGTTTTCGAGTCGCCGTATGACCCGATCATCTTCGACACTGGGCATCAGGCCTATGTGCACAAGATCCTGACCGGCCGTACCGGAGATTTCGACACGCTGCGCCAGAAAGATGGGCTGTCGGGATACCCGTCGCGGGCCGAGAGCGAGCACGACTGGGTGGAATCGAGCCACGCGTCGACGGCGCTGTCCTACGCCGACGGTCTGGCCAAAGCCTTCGAACTCACGGGGCAACGGCGGCGCCATGTGGTCGCGGTCGTCGGGGACGGTGCCCTGACCGGCGGGATGTGCTGGGAGGCGCTGAACAACATCGCCGCCGCCGCACATCGGCGCATCATCATCGTCGTCAACGACAATGGGCGCAGCTATGCGCCCACCATCGGCGGGCTCGCCTCGCATCTGGCCGGGCTGCGGCTCACTCCGTCCTACGAGAAGGTTCTCGACGAGAGCAAGCGGCTGCTGCGCGGGATGCCGGTGGTGGGTCCGTTGGCGTACGCGCTGATGCACAGCCTCAAGGTGGGGGTCAAGGACGCGGTATCACCGCAGGTGATGTTCACCGATCTTGGCTTGAAATACGTTGGGCCGGTTGACGGTCACGACGAGCACGCGGTGGAGGACGCACTGCGGCGCGCCCGTGGCTACGGCGGTCCGGTGATAGTGCACGTGATCACCCGCAAGGGCATGGGATACGCCCCTGCCGAGGACGACGAAGCCGAGCAGATGCATTCCACCGGTGTCATCGACCCGAAAACCGGTCGTGCCATTAAAGCTTCGGCCCCTGGGTGGACATCGGTATTCTCCGACGCGCTCATCGATGTGGCCAGCGAGCATCGCAATATCGTCGCGATCACCGCGGCTATGCCGGGCCCGACCGGACTCAGCAAGTTCGGCGAACGCTTTCCCGAGCGGTTGTTCGACGTCGGGATCGCCGAGCAGCACGCTGTCACCTCGGCGGCGGGGCTGGCGATGGGCGGCATGCGCCCGGTGGTTGCGATCTACTCCACGTTCCTGAATCGCGCGTTCGACCAGGTGATGATGGACGTTGCGCTGCACCGGCTTCCGGTGACCTTCGTATTGGACCGGGCCGGCATCACCGGTAGTGACGGAGCCAGCCACAACGGCATGTGGGACCTCTCGATCCTGAATGTGGTGCCCGGAATGCGGGTTGCCGCGCCACGTGATGCCTCGCGACTGCGCGAAGAACTCACCGAGGCCTTGGCTGTCGACGACGGACCGACCGCATTGCGATTCCCGAAAGGCGAAGTCGGCGAAGATATTCCGGCGCTCGAACGACGAGATGGGATCGACATACTGGCCCGTCCGGCCAGTGGCTTACATGCCGATGTGCTGTTGGTGGCGGTTGGCCCGTTCGCGTCGACGGCGTTGGCGGCGGCCGAAAGGCTAGGCAAGCAGGGCATCGGAGTGACCGTGGTGGACCCGCGCTGGGTGCTGCCGGTTCCCCAACACGTGGTGGAACTGGCCGGCCAGCATCGTCTGGTGGTCACCCTGGAAGACAGCGGCGTGCACGGCGGCGCCGGCAGCGCGGTCACGGCAGCGATGCAGGATGCTGATGTGGATATCCCGAGCCGGGATATCGGTGTGCCACAACAGTTCCTGGACCACGCGTCACGGGGGCAGATTCTCGAAGAGCTTGGGCTTACCGATCAGCACATCGCGCGCAAGATCACCGGTTGGGTGGCTGCGATGAGTCGTGAGATCGGGGACAGCACCGTGAACCCGGCGGCGCAGCAGGTCGACTAG
- the nhaA gene encoding Na+/H+ antiporter NhaA — MRLSQRVFTRGSWAESSRVAEILRKETVGGVLLVLAALTALLWANSPWSSWYYRLGAITVGPERLHLNLTLAGWATDGLLAIFFFVVGVELKREFVAGDLRDPGRAALPIVAAVGGMLVPAAIYLAVNASGGGEAMRGWAIPTATDIAFALAVLAVISTHLPSALRTFLLTLAVVDDLLAVIVIAVFYTDQLHWGPLGLALIPLGLFALAVQRRRREWWLLVPLAVAAWALVHASGVHATVAGVLLGFMVPVLRRDGRTDVHGMAEQFEHRLRPLSAGVAVPVFAFFAAGVTLGGFAGLGQALLDPVALGVVLGLLVGKPVGVFLTTYLLARFTRASLDDDLSWLDIAGVALLAGIGFTVSLLIGELAFGAAGSATSGLGADTASHVKVGVLTGSLTSAAVASVVLRLRNRAYQRIEAKETLDADHDGVPDVFGSAPRDRI; from the coding sequence ATGCGATTGAGCCAGCGCGTCTTCACCCGTGGATCGTGGGCGGAGTCGTCGCGCGTCGCTGAAATTCTGCGCAAAGAGACCGTTGGCGGTGTCTTGCTGGTGCTGGCCGCGCTGACCGCGCTGCTGTGGGCGAACTCGCCGTGGAGCTCCTGGTACTACCGGCTGGGGGCCATCACCGTCGGCCCGGAGCGGTTACATCTGAATCTGACACTGGCGGGCTGGGCCACCGACGGACTACTCGCGATCTTCTTCTTCGTCGTCGGTGTGGAACTCAAACGCGAATTCGTCGCCGGAGATCTCCGTGATCCCGGCCGCGCCGCGCTGCCGATCGTCGCGGCCGTCGGCGGCATGCTGGTGCCCGCCGCCATCTATCTGGCGGTCAACGCCTCCGGCGGCGGGGAGGCGATGCGGGGGTGGGCGATTCCCACCGCCACCGATATCGCCTTCGCGCTCGCTGTGCTCGCGGTGATTTCTACCCATCTGCCCTCGGCGCTGCGCACCTTCCTGCTCACTCTGGCGGTGGTAGACGATCTGCTGGCCGTCATCGTGATCGCGGTGTTCTACACCGATCAGCTGCATTGGGGCCCGTTGGGACTGGCACTCATCCCACTGGGACTGTTCGCGCTGGCAGTGCAGCGCCGGCGCCGCGAATGGTGGTTGCTGGTGCCACTGGCGGTGGCGGCCTGGGCCTTGGTACATGCCTCGGGCGTGCACGCCACGGTGGCGGGAGTGCTGCTGGGCTTCATGGTGCCGGTCTTGCGGCGCGATGGGCGCACCGACGTGCACGGGATGGCCGAGCAATTCGAGCATCGGCTGCGACCGTTGTCGGCGGGGGTCGCGGTGCCGGTGTTCGCGTTCTTCGCCGCAGGCGTCACGCTCGGCGGGTTCGCGGGGCTGGGGCAGGCATTACTCGATCCGGTGGCACTCGGTGTGGTCCTGGGCCTGCTGGTGGGCAAACCGGTCGGGGTGTTCCTCACCACCTATCTACTGGCGCGGTTCACCCGGGCCAGCCTCGATGACGACCTGAGCTGGCTGGACATCGCCGGTGTCGCGCTGCTGGCCGGGATCGGCTTCACGGTGTCGCTGCTCATCGGTGAGCTGGCGTTTGGAGCCGCGGGGTCGGCGACATCCGGTCTGGGCGCGGACACCGCGTCTCACGTCAAGGTAGGTGTGCTCACCGGTTCGTTGACGTCGGCCGCGGTGGCTTCGGTGGTGCTCCGGCTGCGCAACCGGGCGTATCAGCGCATCGAGGCCAAAGAGACCCTCGATGCCGATCACGACGGGGTGCCCGATGTTTTTGGCTCCGCTCCCAGAGACCGGATCTGA
- a CDS encoding class I SAM-dependent RNA methyltransferase, with protein sequence MTIGDILEVQTGGPANGGSVVARQDGRVIFVRDALPGERARVQITDDRQASFWHGVAIEILDPSPHRIEPLCPIAHGSTESGCCDLSFADPAYLRELKGDVVSQQLARLGKHDWQGVAEPVGTGDPTGWRTRVRLDVNALGQPGFHRYHSDELVTDLRCAQVVPGLLDGLDEPALGAEGPLHAVLDDQGRRHVLRGRTIVEGEDVAVQKVGDRHWLVPVTAFWQAHRDAANTYSQLVTEWAELEPGMSAWDLYGGVGVFAAALGESVGRAGRVVSVDTSRPAFRSAKSALGDLRQVTMICGSVRHAVGDLGAADVAVLDPPRAGAGREVIGKIAEANVPRVIHIGCEAAAFARDVGLYLERGYRVRELRVFDAFPLTHHVESFALLTR encoded by the coding sequence ATGACCATCGGCGACATTCTGGAAGTTCAGACCGGCGGCCCGGCCAACGGCGGCAGCGTGGTGGCCCGGCAAGACGGGCGGGTCATCTTCGTCAGGGACGCGCTGCCCGGCGAGCGGGCGCGTGTCCAGATCACCGACGACCGCCAAGCCAGTTTCTGGCACGGTGTGGCGATCGAGATCCTGGACCCCTCACCTCACCGCATCGAACCGTTATGCCCGATAGCGCACGGCAGCACTGAATCTGGCTGTTGCGACTTGTCTTTCGCCGATCCTGCGTATCTGCGCGAGCTCAAGGGCGATGTGGTGAGCCAGCAGCTGGCGCGGCTGGGCAAGCACGACTGGCAGGGTGTGGCCGAACCCGTGGGTACCGGCGATCCCACCGGGTGGCGCACCCGGGTGCGCCTCGATGTGAATGCTCTGGGCCAGCCTGGCTTTCACCGGTATCACAGCGACGAGTTGGTGACCGATCTGCGCTGTGCGCAAGTGGTTCCGGGACTACTCGACGGGTTGGACGAACCCGCGCTGGGCGCTGAGGGACCGCTGCACGCCGTGCTGGACGATCAGGGCCGACGGCATGTGTTGCGTGGGCGCACGATCGTCGAGGGTGAGGATGTCGCCGTCCAGAAGGTGGGAGATCGGCACTGGCTGGTGCCGGTCACGGCCTTCTGGCAGGCGCACCGCGACGCGGCCAACACCTACAGTCAGCTGGTTACCGAATGGGCCGAGCTGGAGCCGGGTATGAGTGCGTGGGACTTGTACGGCGGTGTGGGCGTTTTCGCCGCCGCATTGGGGGAGTCGGTGGGGCGCGCGGGACGTGTTGTGAGCGTGGATACCTCGCGTCCGGCGTTCCGTAGTGCCAAGAGCGCGCTGGGGGATCTGCGTCAGGTCACCATGATCTGCGGATCCGTCCGGCACGCCGTGGGTGATCTGGGTGCGGCCGATGTCGCGGTGCTGGACCCGCCCCGGGCCGGCGCCGGGCGCGAGGTCATCGGGAAGATCGCCGAGGCGAATGTGCCCAGGGTCATCCATATCGGCTGTGAGGCAGCGGCATTCGCGCGTGATGTTGGTCTTTATCTGGAGCGTGGATACCGCGTGCGCGAGTTACGGGTGTTCGACGCGTTCCCGCTGACCCATCATGTCGAAAGCTTCGCGCTGCTCACCCGATAG
- a CDS encoding APC family permease, with protein MSTLSKLSTAARRLVIGRPFRSDSLGHTLLPKRIALPVFASDALSSVAYAPEEIFLVLSVAGMSAYAMTPWIGLAVAAVMMVVVASYRQNVHAYPSGGGDYEVVTTNLGHTAGLTVGSALLVDYVLTVAVSMSSAMSNIGSAVPLVAQHKVTFAVVAIVILMSMNLRGVRESGAAFAIPTYAFMIGMYVMLGWGLFQIYVLGTPLKAESASFEMHGEGSGILGFALVFLVARAFSSGCAALTGVEAISNGVPAFRKPKSRNAATTLLLLGGIAITLFMGIILLAERTGAKIAEDPATQLAGAPADYHQKTLVAQLAEAVFGDFRIGFLFITVVTALILVLAANTAFNGFPVLGSILAQDRYLPRQLHTRGDRLAFSNGIIFLSAVAILFVVAFKAEVTALIQLYIVGVFVSFTLSQIGMVRHWTRLLKTETDPAVRRKMIRSRVINTVGFIMTGTVLLVVLVTKFLAGAWIAILAMTLLFVLMKMIHKHYDTVARELDNHEGEVVLPSRTHAVVLVSKVHQPTLRALAYARATRPDVVEAVTVSVDDRDTRELVREWEASDISTPLKVIASPYREITRPILDYVKRISKEAPRTVVCIFIPEYVVGHWWEQVLHNQSALRLKGRLLFVPNVMVTSVPWQLDSSERRRELYRQSAPGDSRRGFDS; from the coding sequence GTGTCTACGCTTTCCAAGCTGTCGACGGCGGCTCGGCGCCTGGTAATCGGCCGACCGTTCCGCAGTGACAGCCTTGGCCATACCCTGCTGCCTAAGCGCATCGCGCTACCGGTTTTTGCCTCGGATGCGCTGTCCTCGGTGGCGTACGCGCCCGAGGAAATCTTCTTGGTGCTTTCTGTCGCGGGCATGTCCGCCTACGCGATGACGCCGTGGATCGGACTCGCGGTGGCCGCCGTGATGATGGTGGTGGTGGCGAGTTATCGGCAGAACGTGCACGCCTACCCCTCGGGTGGTGGCGACTATGAGGTGGTCACCACCAATCTCGGACACACCGCCGGGCTGACCGTCGGCAGCGCCCTGCTGGTGGATTACGTATTGACCGTTGCCGTTTCCATGTCCTCGGCGATGTCGAATATCGGCTCGGCCGTTCCGCTCGTCGCCCAGCACAAGGTCACCTTCGCGGTCGTCGCCATCGTGATCCTGATGTCGATGAACCTGCGCGGTGTGCGCGAGTCGGGCGCCGCGTTTGCGATCCCCACCTACGCCTTCATGATCGGCATGTACGTCATGCTGGGTTGGGGGCTGTTCCAGATCTATGTGCTCGGCACCCCGCTGAAGGCCGAATCGGCGTCGTTCGAGATGCACGGCGAGGGCAGCGGCATCCTGGGCTTCGCGCTGGTGTTCCTTGTCGCACGCGCGTTCTCGTCGGGGTGCGCGGCGCTGACCGGTGTCGAGGCGATCAGCAACGGTGTGCCCGCCTTCCGGAAACCCAAGTCACGCAACGCGGCCACCACGCTGCTGCTCTTGGGTGGCATCGCGATCACCCTCTTCATGGGCATCATCCTGCTGGCCGAACGCACCGGCGCGAAGATCGCCGAGGATCCCGCCACGCAGTTGGCGGGTGCGCCCGCCGATTATCACCAGAAGACCCTCGTCGCGCAGCTGGCCGAGGCGGTGTTCGGGGACTTCCGGATCGGATTCCTCTTCATCACCGTGGTCACCGCCCTGATCCTGGTACTGGCCGCGAACACTGCCTTCAACGGTTTCCCGGTACTCGGATCGATTCTGGCGCAGGACCGCTACTTGCCGCGGCAGCTGCACACCCGCGGCGACCGGCTCGCGTTCTCCAACGGCATCATCTTCCTGTCCGCCGTCGCGATCCTGTTCGTGGTGGCGTTCAAGGCCGAGGTGACGGCTCTGATTCAGCTGTACATCGTTGGCGTCTTCGTGTCCTTCACGCTGAGCCAGATCGGCATGGTGCGGCACTGGACCCGCCTACTCAAGACGGAGACCGACCCGGCGGTGCGCCGCAAGATGATCCGCTCGCGGGTGATCAACACCGTCGGCTTCATCATGACCGGCACGGTGCTGCTGGTCGTCCTGGTCACCAAATTCCTTGCCGGAGCATGGATCGCCATCCTGGCCATGACTCTGCTTTTTGTCCTGATGAAGATGATCCACAAGCACTACGACACGGTGGCCCGCGAGTTGGACAACCACGAGGGTGAGGTCGTGCTGCCCAGCCGGACGCACGCGGTGGTGCTGGTGTCCAAGGTGCACCAGCCCACGCTGCGGGCCCTCGCATACGCTCGCGCGACCCGCCCCGACGTCGTGGAGGCGGTCACCGTCAGCGTGGACGACAGGGACACCCGCGAACTGGTACGGGAGTGGGAGGCAAGCGATATCAGCACGCCGCTGAAGGTGATCGCCTCTCCGTACCGCGAAATCACCAGGCCCATCCTCGATTATGTGAAGCGAATCAGTAAGGAAGCGCCGCGCACCGTCGTCTGCATATTCATCCCCGAGTATGTGGTGGGCCACTGGTGGGAGCAGGTATTGCACAACCAGAGCGCGCTGCGGCTCAAGGGGCGTCTGCTGTTCGTTCCCAATGTCATGGTGACATCCGTTCCGTGGCAACTTGATTCATCCGAGCGTCGGCGCGAGCTGTACAGGCAGTCGGCACCGGGCGACTCACGGCGCGGTTTCGATTCGTAG
- a CDS encoding potassium channel family protein, whose product MRVVVMGCGRVGAALAGGLARIGHEVAIIDKEAAAFNRLGSEFTGERIVGMGFDRDVLLRAGIERAQAFAAVSSGDNSNIISARAARETFGVERVVARIYDAKRAAVYERLGIPTVATVPWTTDRLLHALTRESDTTKWRDPSGSVVVTELALHEDWIGKRVTALEAATGARAAFIIRFGTGVLPDAKTVIQDSDEVYVSAVSGRAAEAMAIAAQPPGEDADDDHGGAR is encoded by the coding sequence GTGCGAGTAGTGGTGATGGGCTGCGGGCGTGTGGGCGCCGCGCTGGCCGGCGGCCTGGCCAGAATCGGCCATGAGGTGGCGATCATCGATAAGGAAGCCGCGGCCTTCAATCGGCTCGGCTCCGAATTCACCGGCGAACGCATTGTCGGCATGGGTTTTGACCGCGACGTCCTGTTGCGGGCCGGGATCGAACGGGCGCAGGCCTTCGCCGCGGTGTCCTCCGGCGACAACTCGAACATCATCTCTGCCCGGGCGGCTCGCGAGACCTTCGGCGTCGAGCGCGTGGTGGCCCGCATCTACGACGCCAAGCGTGCCGCGGTCTACGAGCGGCTCGGCATCCCGACGGTGGCGACCGTGCCCTGGACCACCGATCGTCTGCTGCATGCCCTCACCCGTGAGAGCGATACCACCAAATGGCGCGATCCGTCGGGTTCCGTCGTCGTCACCGAACTCGCGTTGCACGAGGACTGGATTGGCAAGCGGGTCACCGCGCTCGAGGCCGCCACGGGTGCGCGGGCGGCCTTCATCATCCGGTTCGGCACCGGTGTGCTGCCGGACGCCAAGACGGTGATCCAGGACAGCGACGAGGTCTACGTCTCCGCGGTGTCGGGGCGCGCCGCCGAGGCGATGGCCATCGCGGCACAACCACCCGGCGAGGATGCTGACGACGACCACGGAGGTGCCCGATGA